The Lycium barbarum isolate Lr01 chromosome 11, ASM1917538v2, whole genome shotgun sequence genome contains the following window.
AACTTTCACTTTAGGAGAGAAAAACATTTTTCCCTCACCATTCCAGCGTAGCTTCCAACTAGAAGCCTCTGCCTCCCCTGCTTATCCATCAAGTATAAAGCACATAGTGTACCTGCAAGAAGCACATAGTAACAACTAAACAGTACCTCGGAATGAAGTGAGCTCAAACAGGTGGTGCAAAGTGCATCTCATGTCATTTTGACCCATTACTTACCTGCAAAGTTGGTCAGTCCCACATATAAGCTTGCTAAAGCGCTGCTTGAGATTCCAACATCTTTGAAAGTCAAGGACGAAAAGTAGAGAACTCCATTTATACCAGCTAACTGTTGAAGTACAAACAAGGCACCTCCAACGGTAGCAACTGCAGGAAAAGAACAATGTTGAAGCCTAATTTGGAGGATTGACATTTTTATGTGCATGCTCGTGCAACATGCATAACATCATCACTCAGCAGATTGTGACACATTGTACACCAAGATGTGCGAGCATCCAGCACGCTGTACAGAAAAGAACTTAAGAGTTAAGACAACTGAGGAAGATATTAACTATGGGACTTCAGCCAATCAAGTAATAGAGTAACCAAAAGGTTGTAGTGTGGAGATGATAATCTGCTTAAATTCCAAAAGTCATCTTTAAAAATGTTACTCTAAAAAGTGGAGACAGCTGTTAGATGTTGCCGGCTAACTCACATTATGAGCAATCCCGCAGAGAACCAGATATACACTATAGCAGAAAACTCATAATTCTATCCTGGAACTATGCAGTTTTATTACTCAGGCATATTTTCATGATATTCCCCTCAAACCCCAACAATACAACCCCTAAGAAGCTGAGTGACAATCATCAAAGTAAATTCCATCCACTTTAATCAAACAAAAAAGAAACTGGTTTGCAATTATGGAGATTTTAGGCACCTGAATGGATCAAAATTAGCACACAGAAGATAACTTATATATGAAATCTAAGGAACCACCTTAAACCTAATAAAGGATCATGTATTAACAAAAAGACCACCTTCATACAACCTCTAGAGTGTGGTTCCTCTAGGAGTTCCAGCCAACTGCTGTCCAAGTCACTCCCATCATTCTCTATGACAGTCTCAAATCCTTTGATAGCTTTATCTACTTCTGATGAACCCCATAAGTTTTTGATGACTTTTTTTGCCTCATCGAGTCTTCCAGCCTACATATATCTCCCACAACAAAATTAGCAGCATACATAATAACAGGAGTTAATACAAACATGCCATGAATAAAAATCAATACCTTGCATAGCCAGCGAGGGCTCTCAACGGAAAATTGCATACCAAGAGCAAGAATAAATCCTGGAACACTTGCAATATAAAGCATTGTCCTCCACCTGCCAATGGTTGCATCAAAGAATCCAACATGAGAAGCATGAATTTCTATGCTTGTTGCATAATATCTTGCCTACTTCTGGTAAGAAACCATTAAAAGGACAAGAAACTAAGGGATTGATTGGTTCACGGTCTGATCATGCTTGGATtatgttgagaatataattaagtaaataaagtgtgctctctctaacagcctaagcttttagatgagatggtcacacacttcaacatgGTATTAGAGCAGGCAGAGTGTCTGGGATCGAATCTCACCGCCACCCGTTATAAAGAAAAATTCCACGTGCTTGGCCCATGAAAAAAGAATTAGACCCACACGTGAGGGGGTGTGTTGAtcatataattaagtaaataaagtgtgctctctctaacagctaaagcttttagatgagatggtcacacacttcaacataTTATAATGTAATAATTGTTATGCAGGTGAATAATAGTGTAAAATATATTATGTGGTGAATATATCAATGTACTTTTTACACTACAAGTAATAATACATGGATTGTTGCATGGATTTCCTAGTTTAAAGGCATTTTTGTCTTTAGATACTCTAATCAACATATGGCGAAATTGATAATACAAGTATTCATACTCCACATTCTATCCCGTAAAAAATAATACTTAGATTCCAGCATAAGTTATGGAAATATTGGTACTTATGTAGAGTTCCCTACAGGAAACCAAATGTTCCATAATTATGCAGAGATTGTGTTAGTTTTACATAGTTTTACCGGAAACCAAATGCTATAGAGTtttacacaacaacaacatacccagtgtgttCCCACAAGTGGGCACTGGGGATGCTATAGAGTTTTATatcaaaattaatttttcttattcctcaaaccaaatgacccctaaaaGTATCAGAATGTAGAACATAAAATGAAAGAGGGAGGAGAATCAACTAGTTCATTCCCATACAACCGAGCGGTCCACAGAACATAAACTAGGATGATTAGAAGTTGAAATGTAAAGTAACATATAGACTTCAAAAACTGACAGGTATCAAATGCATATATAAAGAAAGGCCTCCAAGGGTCAAATTATGTTTAAAAAGTCTTAAATTTAACATGAAAGCTGGATCTAGTTTCCAGTGAGGATACAAAGTACCATCACACTTGCAATTTTGGAGCTCTCGCAACAATGCAACATAATAGACTCAAATATCTTCCAACAATGTTCTGTACACTGGTTGCAGCATGGAGTTGATTATGGAAGGTAGTGGGGTAGAAAAAGATAATTAGAAGTACTCACCAGTGGGGATCATTTTCCGAGGGAATTGCCAAACAAAGTGATGCAATAATACCAACGCATGTACCAATTTGGCATAACGACCCCAGGAAGCCCCTATATTTCGTTGGAGCAACCTACAACACAAAATGTCTCTTCAATATATCTCTGACTCTCTACAGATATCTGAGTGATCAGTACATATGTATTCTCAAGCAAAACAATATCCCACAAGCAATTTCCCAAATCAAAGGATCATTCTCAAAAAGTCTTTCCCTCCTTGGTAAAGGATAGCTCGTGACGTTCAAGCAGAAGAAGGGCAAACAATGGCAAAAAATCACTCTCCAAAAAGAGATTTGGTGACAGTGAGCACAAAACTTGAAAACCAAAACTATCATCTCTCTGCTGCAGCGATCTTCCAAGATCTTTTAGCGTCTCTTATGGAAGATGTCTGAAGGTCCAATTGTTTCTTAAGAAATTTTcgcttttgttcttcttttccCAAAATAGGCTAAGTGATGACTTATACATAAGCAAATCTCATCCTAGATCAACACAAGCACAAGTGTTTCAATCTGGAAAGACAAAAGTAGCCCAAACGGCCAAACTTTCCCCTAGTACAACAATCAGACTTGCCTCCCCATGCACCCCAGAAATGAACAGAAAAACCAAATGTTAGCATATGCCGATATGCGAAAGAAGAACTTTTTAACAAAAATTCCAGAATGAGGTCATAGATAAAGAAATTATAAGAGCATTACCTCAGCAATATAAATTGGAACTAATACTGTATTAACACCAATACCAAGGCCAACAAGGAATCTTCCCAAGAGCATTTGTTCAATGGACTGAGCTTGTGCACTGTCAATTGAAGGACACCACACAAATTAATGGCAAAATATTCTTCTCCTCTTTCCAGTTGTTAGGCTTAAACAAGAAAGTTTAACAATTGAATGAGGGTATAACCCTATTTGCAACTGTTGAAACATCTTAAAGAGGATCAAATTCTTGAAAAACATAACTTCATCTCAATTTACAAGATAAGTTTTTATAAACGATGAGTTACTTTCTCTCAATTCTAAGACCAGCTTATATCAAACTACAATGAAATTTCAACTCTTACCTCAATCACTATAGCAGTAGAAGAGAAAATATAGATTGAGACTAAGGGAGTAACCTTCTTAAGTTTTCAAAATCTGAAATGCTTTGTTTATGTACTTCCTAGACCATTACTAATGTAAATATTTCTCTCAAATAGCATATGAATCGATGTCCAAAATAAGCCTAAACATTAGGAGGGTTGATCATACTAGGAACTCATAATTCTTTTGGGGTAAGAGGAGCATTTTGCACCTTTCAATTGCAAAAATAAAGATAGCTAATAAATCCAAGCTGCAAACACCAAGATGCATGCATAAATGAATTACCTTACAATTGCCCCAAGAATAAGTGGTACTGTGTCAATTTGAAATGTACGACGACAaccaattttatcaacaaggGAACCACTGGCTATGCTTCCTATGAATGCACCACCAATAAATATGCTCACCACAAGTCCTTCAAGAAATGAATTTCCCTCAAACCCAAGCTCTTTGGCAATCGATACGATAGGACCATTCATTACTCTACAGTATACAGCAAAAACTGAAAACTAGTCCCAAAAGACTAAAAAACATACAAATTACTTCAGAAGTTTGCAGGCTCCAACAAAACATAATGCAAAAGTTTTTACGACTTAATTCACTATAAGTTGCAATGATCAACAGTCGAAATTTGTTTAGCTAAGATAAACATTTAAGGGTGTGCTTGGTATGGAAGAAAACATTATCCGGAAAACGTTTTCCgttttctcatgtttggttggtcaaaatttttggaaaacattttctctaggaaagcAAGTTCCTTacaatgaggaaaatgacttccctaatgaaagtagggaaaacaagttccataagtggcattccacattaattgtctcctccccaccccacccccaccccatagCCCCCAATCCGCATCATCGCCCACGCTCCTAccctccaccccaccccaccccatgGTATTTGCTTagattgtatgaaatgcttttgaataatattttctgcttacttaccaaacacaGAAAACAAGTAAAAACCAacttattttctaggaaaatgttttctttccttcataccaaacacaccctaggaGTCCACAACAGATGCCATTTTCAGCGATCATGGAGTGTGTGTATGCAAATGTAAACATCATTTTTGAACTTCTTCATAAGAAAATCACTTTTTCATGTGCTAAAGTGTTCCTTTTAGTACTTTCTCAATAAGGAATAAGAAGTATTATAATTACCCAATGTGATAACCAAATAAGAAATTGGACATTGAAGCAGTCAACACATGAGGAAAGGCAGGTAACCACCCCAAATCCACTCCATCATCATCACCAATAACTTTTTCTTGTAACAACTCATCTGCAAAAAACTGAActttttattcaactcaatcttgaaaaaaaaaagaaaaaaaaaagaaacccaAATATCATATAAACACATAACAGTAAATAAGACCTCCATTCTCAAACTTTATATCTTGGGGTTGCTTTTTACTGCTAGCAGAAACTTTGAACTCTCTGGAAAAGGAAAAATAAGTTGAATGAGAACAAGAGTGTTGTGTATTTCTTTGTAGAGGGTTATAATGGTAATTTTTTGGATTGAAATGGGGTTTGAAGGAGCATTGAAGTGGGTTTACTGCTAGTGCTCGCTGCATTTGATGAAGTTTCTTGTTGTTGAATTTTGTGGCAAAACTACTGAGTTGAATTAATCATTGAAAAAGATCTCCGGGTTTGGAGGTGCGCTGGACCCGGCCTTTCCAGAACCCGATAACAATCCGGGTCAAGGCATGCCTGAATTTCATTAGATGAACTAGACGGGTTATGCTCGtgccaacactttagattatagtgcatttatatatatatatatataaagtatatattatgttcaaaacacgattaatataacattatagtctGTGcaccgtatctaaaattttattatattaatgtttgctgtgaacacaaaatcggcaaatttattaatattttttaaaagagaagacttgtttaaaaggaaactattttcttctctttgagataaaacaatatcaatatttaagcatcagttgatactttcaattttaattcaattaatttaaaggtgtaaaatacttattatttttttatcaaattttgatttggacaattctaattcaaattattaaattaattttacatgtttaaaacgaaacaaagaaattaattttttatttaaacgaagaattactattttttaatttttagtaaatattctcggtttagctcattttacttgtcatgttgtcttttgtatggttttttaagaaaacgtcgattagaattataatttgactaatttaccttattgattatttgatctgcatttgattttttttttacgacattaatttcttttcacatttattagagtaataataagtataaaaaattaattaaattctatcttattttaaaatataaatattttaaagtatatttattttagtaaacataacaaataaatgacacggcggaatagcaaatacaacagtttaatatctagattagatctcaggctaatataaaaaaataaagaaaattgtatggtttgactacttaaccttttgaagaaaaacaatttcatggattgacacgcacgtggtaatgaattcatcattattgacttaatgaaatacattggaaattacatgaatattatttaattttttaataggggcttcacttttttttttttggacattattaatttgcactattttttatgttcaaaacacgattaatataacaatatagtttgtactccgtatctaaaactttattatattagtgtttactacgaatacaaagtctgcactttcttttttacattattttttttaatatggggttcacattttttttttatattacttaattttgttaatatggggtccatttttttttaccgtgagtttggagatggcgggatccatttttttttatattgcttaatgtcgtttagtatggggtccaccctttatggggtgcacttttttttttggacattattagtttgtactatttttatgcatataatatatatacatatactatgttcaaaacacgattactataacattatagtttgtgctccgtatttaaaactttattatattagtgtttgctacgaatataaagtctgcactttttttttttaaacattatattttttttaatatggggttgactttttttttatatattgcttggtgttgtttagtatgggtcccacccttttggacattattagtttgcactatttttatgcatataatatatatatatactatgttcaaaacacgattaatataacattatagttcgtgctccgtatctaaaactttattatattagagTTTACTATCaatacaaaatctgcactttttttttgacattgtttgtttttttaatatgggattcaccttttttttttttttttttttttatattgcttgattttgtcaatatgggatattatgttcaaaacacgattaatataacattttagtttgtgcgccgtatctaaaactttattatattagtgtttgctacaaatacaaagtctgcactctttgttttgacattgtttgtttttttaatatgggattcactttttttttttatattgcttgattttgttaatatggagtccacctttttttttcccgtgagtttggagatggtgggttccactttatttacttcttttttaaaataaataaatattggttgatgttttttttttattttttaatattggttggtgtttaatatgggaacCACACTTTTTTCTTAAATGCTTAATTGGCtggtgtttttttgaattttttaatattggttggtgtttaatatggggaccacacttttttttttaaaagtattttaagtatgttggtgtaaaataatttcatttgctcccactaatgggttgatacgcatgtgacaataaatccatcattattgatttaattttttaattttctaagcatttttgtattttaagtatgttgttgtacaataatttcatttgctccctctaatgggttgatacgcatgtggcaatgaatccatcattattgatttaattgtttgattttctacgcatttttttttaacattgtttgttttttaatatgggattcactttttttttaatattgcttgattttgttagtatgagatccacttttttttctccgtgagtttggatgtggtgggttctattttttttttttattacttgttggtgtttaatatagggcccacaatttttttaaaaaaaatattagtagttgtttgaAATATGTGGgccgcattttttttttaaatattagtagttgtttaaaatatgtgggcccacttttttaaaaaaaaatattagtagttgtttaaaatatgtgggcccacaaaaTTTTTTTGGGGCTAAAAAACGGACGATGAAAAAGTGCTAACGGACGACCAAAATGTGCCCACACTCacctttctatatagtagtaaattgCACGAATTGCTCTTCAAATGGactgctctttaatttttgtctttcaaaaTTAAATTTATGCCCGGTGAGTGTAAGTTTTTAAGGCGTAGAGCATAATTTGTGAAATATCATGACGTGATAATATAAACTTATGTTACACAAAAAAGTTATGCATtggggggcaaaaattaaagaacggcacaaaataggattttttttgCAAATGACccattttattatttttcataaGGGCAGCCACTACAAATTAACTCTAATATATTATGTATGTGCGCGCGTGTAAAACTTTTAGCTTGCCAAAATCTAATTTAGGCACTCGTGTAAGAAATTTGTAGTTGCATAAAGTTAGCGTATAGAGTTGAACCTTAGGCGTATATGACTGAACTTAGGCCTATTTAAAAAGACCAAAACATGCCTCATGGATATAGGCGTATATGACTGAACTTCGACATATTTAAAAGCACGGACAAAGCCACTTTAGGCGAAGGGTGGTCAGGTGCACACCTTTTGTCAGAAAATTATGCGGTATACATAGATTAAATGTTAACTATTgtgagtatatatttaattttgcacacCCTTAATACAGGTGAGAAGAAAATTTGCACGCCCTTTACCAAATTCCTGGCTCCACCACTGTTTAAAAGGACCACGACATGCCTCAAGGATATTACGAGATAATTTCTTTACGCTGATTTTTTGTTAAGTCAATTTGACTTTTGTTATCCTGCAAGAATTGTTACTGACTTGAGCATTATAGTATATTCAAATTCGTTGATGCAAAGTAAATTTATATGTTTGGGTGCGTAAGTTATGTTATATATTTCATTAGCATTTGTTGATACCTTTTCTGGATGTAATATTCAATCAATTAATTTCATTTCATTAGATATAATGATGTAATCAGTTGTTGGACATTTCTAGACTTTAATACACCAAAAGAAAACTCAAAATTAGGAAGATCACAATAAGTTTTTAATGACAAACAAAAGTTACAAACAAATCCATtttttattcaaaattttaatatACAGTTTTCAAGTGATCTTTTCGTAGATGTTTGCCCCCGATTCAATTGGGGGTTCGAATCAAAGGGGAATAACAGTACATCGACAAAATTTAAGTTATTAGGATAATAGAAGAGGAATTCTATCAAAAGAAATAATTATCGAACTCAAAATATCTTTTAAATCTCATCAAATGTAGGTTTGATTAGAGAGCCCGTAAAAAGTTAGATTATTTCTTCTCCTCACATGTAGTCCTACTAGTTATGTGAAAAATAAAAAGTATAAATCAAGCGTTATATTAATTGATATGGTTTTATGTGAATATTAAATTTCCTCAAATTACTATCAAATATTATACAAATTAATTCTAACGTTTACACGGAGATTACATCTCCTAAACTCCAATCAAACGACCTCTAATTGTTTTTGCTTATACTAATAAATTTAAGCGCCCTCAGTACATATAACGTGCAATTTCCCATCGGTTCCATCATTTGGAAGTGCTAGCAATAATTCCCCAATAATCAGCCTATATGTGTGAAATGTGAAGTATAGGCTTCAAGTATCATTTTTTTGGGCGGAGTGCCCTttaaatggactggtctttaatattttcctcttgaattgttggtctttaatttttgtccttcgccaaAAACTTTTAGGTTCCGAGTTCGaacccgctcagtcaaaaaaattttaaaaaaatcgtcAGATAGAACTTGGATtcgcaaggtagaattttgaaggatgaaggcaaaattttgccttaaggcGGAGTTTTGCCCAAAACTTTGAAACTCTATCTGAAGCAGGCAAAATTTTACCTGCAGGCCTAACTTTGACCCGAATAGGCCTAAGTTTGCTATAAAAttttgccttgtgattttttttttctaactaaGTCGGAATTCGAACTctaaacctcatggtattaggcgaaggataaaaattaaatactatcaatttaagggacaaaaattaaagaccgaccCAAATTGAAGtagggaaaatgacctaataatactattTAAGACAATATATTACAACATATAaggatacttttccttatttataaaaaataacaatttaattacaaaacataccaGATCTGAAATAAAATAAAAGCCTACCCTACCTTCCTCTTTTCTCTATTCTCTGTTTATCCGAAACAGAGCATACGCCCACCCTTGCCATCGCCTTCTCTCCCCGTTCTACTCAACCATTGCTTCAGATCTGCTATGTTGATGGATTCATGGCTATTTTGGGTGTTTCACGATGGTTACGGGATGGAGATGTGGTGTGGAAACTGAGAAAAATGGGGTGTTCTAATGTGATAAACGGTGGCAGCTGACGATGGCGTTCGTTGGTGGGGGGAAATTCTTTTGCTGTAGAACTTCCGCCGGCCCCAACCCATGATTCTAACTGTGTTTCAAGATTTATTTATGAAACCCTGCTAAGTAAATTTGGATGCAAATCGTCACTGCAAATGACATGAGAATTGCAAATCATCACTGCTAGCCACAAGTTTCGCCTCTGAAATCTCCATTAACAACTTTGCAAGAAAACAAAAAGTGCAAGCACATTATGTATCTTCAAAAATGGATACCAGTAAAAGTAAACTCCTACAATGAAATtttgtattaaatttgtattaATATTGAAAGCTGTTGCAATGCTATTGTAGTTGCATTAAATTTCATATATTCCAAGCGAGATTCaaattgtatgaaagttgtatacaatgttgttctAGTTATATTAAACTTACAAATACCAAATATGAACTTTATCCAAAGTTATACAATTATAGACATGtttcatacctttttatacaactttcatatacaaaaaatgtgagacttctaagccttgagcgaaatatacatatttcatacagttttcatacacaaaatattgAGCCAAATTtgtaagccttgagcgagatatacatatttcatacaattTTCATACTCAAAATATTGAGCGaaaattttcatatatattttgtaagaaatctattgatatgttttgtaaactgaaaagtagtgtcatattttatgaatataccctattcttatgtatatatgcatcATTCCCCCGTTGAAGTATTCACTAGGCCCAGCTGACTGCTTGCACTTAAGGGGTTGGGCCATGATAAAAAGCATTGGGCTGTCTTTAGAAGTTTCTGTAACGAGGAATTGTAATGGTGTTCAGttagggcaatttgcaggattgtccatCGCTGGGGACAGTCTTGAATCTTTGgtccctcaaattagtggtctttaacttttgctttAAGGTTTCtgccttatgattttttttttaaactgagctagggttcgaacccacaatctCGGAGTAATAGGTGAAGAATAAAACTTAAAAATcaccaatttgaaggaaaaaaaattaaagaccaccccaaatgaagaaTAATTCGTGCAAAAAAAAGTTCAGTTACGTCAAATTAAATGATTTAGTTACAAGAGCTACAACAAAATACAAGATTTTATACTAATCAAAATAGAGTTTTAAGTGATAGAACTAATCCAAATCTTTCTAAATTTGGATAGAGCTAATTTAACAAATTCAAATTTCCAAAAGACTTTATTACGTGTCTTACACAACTAAAAATAATTAATAGCACTATTATATTAAGGCCAAATACATAGACAACTCTTTAAACTTGTTCAtatatttcatttagacactttaACTAAGGACTTGACCTATTAAACACTTAAATTATTATTCAAAATGTGTCAATTGAACACACCTTGCTGACATGGCAAGTCCCATGTAATGTACCTGAACTTGAGCGCGTAGCCTTGAGGGAAAATTAATTTTGgctggcttttttttttttttggttgctttGCTGATCTGTCTTTTAACTACTCGCTGCTTTTGCCACATCATAGCAAGTGCCATTCACGCACTTTATGTTGCTTGGAATTGTAAAATATGTGTTCAATTAACACATTTTTTAGGTGTTTAACAGATCAAGCTCTTAATtaaggtgtctaaatgaaatatATAGACAAATTTAAGGGCCTGCCTAGTATTTGAccttatatttataaataatatatCTACGTCCAAACGCCTGTTTAAAGAAGAGTGATTGCTCTAATGCTTTGGGAGAAAAGTAGAACAAGATGTCGGTCGTGCATGCATAGGGAACAACAGCCATGACCTCAACAAATCGGACTACTCGTTAGTGACCCATTTCCACCGTAAATTAAGGGgccagaaaaaagagaaaaaaatgtgTTGACTAATATTATATAGGGTAATTTGCTACACGCAGACCTAGCTACCCAACGTTTTTCTTTTTAATTGATTTGTTTGTTACGTTGCATAAGGTTCAAAAAATGGGAAACAAAGAAATTCTGTGAAAATGGAAAACATatttatttcatgaaaaagacTCTCGAAGGTATCACTAAAATGTAAACTTTAACGGCAACTCCAATATAGTGAAATAGTAAGTATTTATGGAAATAAGTTTAGGGCACTTATATGGGTCAATCTAAAAGGGAATAgataaaataaaagaagaagaagaagtttatattttacttcttaaaaaaatatctccgtgactttaaaaaaaataagtttatttatttttttaaacgaaccaaacCCAACCCTCGACATTAGTTGGGCCTCAAAGGGGTACCGACGCTGagttaaaaacaaaataaaaaaattatagaaaGAAGAAGCATGagcacctttttttttattgagaaTTAAGCGTACAATAATATTAAGCATCGCGAATCATTCTTAATTACTAGAATAAAAAAAATGTTCTCTTTTTTCGCAGG
Protein-coding sequences here:
- the LOC132616484 gene encoding probable plastidic glucose transporter 1, translating into MQRALAVNPLQCSFKPHFNPKNYHYNPLQRNTQHSCSHSTYFSFSREFKVSASSKKQPQDIKFENGDELLQEKVIGDDDGVDLGWLPAFPHVLTASMSNFLFGYHIGVMNGPIVSIAKELGFEGNSFLEGLVVSIFIGGAFIGSIASGSLVDKIGCRRTFQIDTVPLILGAIVSAQAQSIEQMLLGRFLVGLGIGVNTVLVPIYIAEVAPTKYRGFLGSLCQIGTCVGIIASLCLAIPSENDPHWWRTMLYIASVPGFILALGMQFSVESPRWLCKAGRLDEAKKVIKNLWGSSEVDKAIKGFETVIENDGSDLDSSWLELLEEPHSRVATVGGALFVLQQLAGINGVLYFSSLTFKDVGISSSALASLYVGLTNFAGTLCALYLMDKQGRQRLLVGSYAGMALSMFLIVYAISFPMDGEISNNLSILGTILYIFTFAVGAGPVTGLIIPELSSSRTRGKIMGFSFSVHWVFNFLVGLFFLELVEKFGVAPIYGSFSAVSLLAAAFACFFIVETKGRSLEEIEMSLNPKFQGKRNSE